One window from the genome of Acinetobacter sp. LoGeW2-3 encodes:
- a CDS encoding SLC13 family permease, which translates to MIQIWNSLWSRHNKTKDLFKRLNPHYILSQNINHTNDSINQEQSKSNQKQGFNGSYNKTQWLGLFLGPLIFAWLYFGMSFDGLSQQGQGVLALTAWLSIWWILEVMPLGITSLLPIVIMPMMGTLTIAKVTSSYTDPNIFLFLGGFAIAIAIEKWNLHERISLAIISFSGSTINGLIYGFMFATAFLSMWISNVATVMMLLPIGTAIVYKIISLLKMKQHMIQLMKLNLPRQLFLPLVLVALLVAVQH; encoded by the coding sequence ATGATTCAAATTTGGAATTCGTTGTGGTCACGCCACAACAAGACAAAGGATTTGTTTAAACGTCTAAACCCACACTATATTTTGTCTCAGAATATCAATCACACAAACGACAGCATCAATCAAGAGCAAAGTAAAAGTAATCAAAAACAAGGTTTTAATGGCTCATATAATAAAACCCAATGGTTGGGTCTATTCCTAGGTCCTTTAATATTTGCATGGCTCTATTTTGGTATGAGCTTTGATGGGTTATCGCAACAAGGGCAAGGCGTACTGGCACTTACTGCATGGCTATCCATTTGGTGGATTTTAGAAGTAATGCCTTTAGGGATTACTTCTTTACTACCCATTGTCATCATGCCAATGATGGGTACACTCACCATCGCTAAGGTTACATCTAGCTATACCGACCCAAATATTTTCTTATTTTTAGGTGGCTTTGCAATCGCTATTGCCATTGAAAAATGGAACTTACACGAACGTATTTCACTCGCGATTATTAGCTTTTCAGGCTCAACCATTAATGGCCTGATATACGGTTTTATGTTTGCAACTGCATTCCTTTCGATGTGGATTTCAAACGTTGCAACCGTGATGATGCTTTTACCTATTGGTACAGCTATCGTTTATAAGATTATTTCATTACTTAAAATGAAACAACACATGATACAGCTGATGAAGTTAAATTTACCAAGGCAATTATTTTTGCCATTGGTTTTGGTGGCATTATTGGTGGCAGTGCAACACTGA
- a CDS encoding SLC13 family permease: protein MGGSATLIGTPPNLILAGLVKEMYGYEIGFAEWFIFAFPLCFCLAVFTTFWLTKIAYPMKAKHIAEGKQFIDSEKTRLGRMSYEEKAVATVFAITAFMWLTRTFIWKDIIPGISDTMIAITAAMVLYILPATDGKRILNAESLSQMPWDVLLLVGGGLALAAGFSNTDLSQWIGQQLLTLQNMPYWTALLLTTILTISLTQVSPNTAVTTIFVPIAATLALALDVHPLPLMVAAALGAGFAFMLPIGTPSQAVIFATGKVSIRDMLMQGTLVTILATLLIVISIYLLLPITFGLDLFSFPSNWK, encoded by the coding sequence ATTGGTGGCAGTGCAACACTGATTGGTACACCACCAAATTTAATTTTGGCTGGATTAGTTAAAGAAATGTATGGCTATGAAATTGGCTTTGCAGAATGGTTTATATTCGCTTTCCCACTCTGTTTTTGTCTGGCTGTTTTCACCACATTTTGGCTCACTAAAATTGCCTACCCAATGAAAGCAAAACATATTGCTGAAGGGAAACAATTTATCGATTCGGAAAAAACACGCCTAGGCCGTATGTCTTATGAAGAAAAAGCGGTAGCAACTGTTTTTGCGATTACTGCTTTTATGTGGCTGACCCGTACTTTTATTTGGAAAGATATCATTCCGGGGATCTCAGACACAATGATTGCAATAACTGCAGCAATGGTCTTGTATATACTCCCTGCGACAGATGGAAAACGTATTCTGAATGCTGAATCACTGAGTCAAATGCCATGGGATGTATTACTTCTAGTTGGTGGTGGTTTAGCGTTAGCAGCTGGTTTTAGTAACACTGATTTATCTCAGTGGATCGGACAACAATTATTAACACTACAAAACATGCCGTATTGGACAGCATTACTGCTTACAACGATCTTAACGATTAGTCTTACGCAAGTTTCACCAAATACTGCTGTCACTACGATCTTTGTACCAATTGCTGCTACCCTTGCATTGGCTCTTGATGTCCATCCTCTTCCATTAATGGTTGCTGCTGCACTTGGCGCAGGGTTTGCATTTATGCTTCCTATCGGTACACCATCTCAAGCTGTGATCTTTGCAACAGGTAAAGTCAGCATTCGCGATATGTTAATGCAAGGTACGTTAGTTACTATTTTAGCGACTTTACTCATTGTCATATCTATTTATCTACTACTTCCAATAACTTTTGGCTTAGACTTATTTAGCTTCCCAAGTAACTGGAAATAA